The window GTAAAAATAGGACAAAGTGTGCGAGTACTGTTAAGATAAAATGGTATCCTTTTAAATTCTCACATCCCAAGAAATATCTTGTATTGCATATCTGGAAGACATTATTTTGTTGACATTAATACCCTTAATATACACAGGGTAATTTATTTTTTCATAATACAAGTTCCATATGGGTCCATGGACAACCTTATGATCGCCATATTTATTATATAGCCTATCTGCAAAATCGATATTATCCTCACCCCACTCTGTAATATGTTCACTAAACCCATCAACAGCTTCAAAATGCTCTCTTGTAACCATAAACATATCGCCCATACGGCCAATATCTCTTTTATAAGCATTAAAATAAGCATTGTTTATCATGGCGCTTGGAGATAGGCTGTGAAAATACTGGGTTGATTGATGGTTCAAATAGATAAGGGTATCATATGGAATAATAAAAGAATATTGATTTAATAGATTAAGTCCTTTATTTATAGTGTCTAAATTAAAAACAATATTAGAATCAACAATAATAAACGTATCGCCAGTTGCTCTTTTGGCAGCATTGTTGATGACCATTGATTTACTATATTCACCTTCCTGATAGGACCCAATACAAATCTCAGCATTAGGCATGAGGGCTTCATATCGCTTCTTCACCGCTGCCCAGTTTATATCATGATGATCCTCTTTTTTGTAATTAACTAATATAGAAATATGGCTATTCTCTATCGTATACATTCTAATCCTCCACCTTTAAGATGCTTTATAATATATATATTTTATTCCTGGCAAAAAGTGTATAATCTCATGAATAAATCATATATAAGTAGAAAGGATTATATCATGTGAAGGAGTGCCAGTAATGAATGCTTTTCATGCCAATTGGACGAAACCCTTTTTTATTAGACGACCCAATGAGACCTATTTTATAGAGGATTTTGAATTGCTTGTTGCCCTATTATCCGCCCTAAAATGGAAGCAAAAGAATGGTTCAATTAAGATGTACACGGATCAATTAGGTGCTGATTACTATGAAAGGCTTGGGTTATGTGATATCTATGATTTGGGTATTGATACTTCATTGGAAAATGTGGTACCTAAGACATTGAAGCCGCATCTCTTTTGGGCGGCAGGTAAAGTATATGCTCTAGCAATGGAACCCTCCCCTATTACCATGCTGGATATGGATTTTATTGTATGGGATACCATACATGAGGAGACAAATGGACATGATTTATGTGTGACACATCGAGAAATATTAAATGGTCTTGTTTATCCTACATACGAAAAGTTT is drawn from Vallitalea pronyensis and contains these coding sequences:
- a CDS encoding galactosyltransferase-related protein, with the translated sequence MYTIENSHISILVNYKKEDHHDINWAAVKKRYEALMPNAEICIGSYQEGEYSKSMVINNAAKRATGDTFIIVDSNIVFNLDTINKGLNLLNQYSFIIPYDTLIYLNHQSTQYFHSLSPSAMINNAYFNAYKRDIGRMGDMFMVTREHFEAVDGFSEHITEWGEDNIDFADRLYNKYGDHKVVHGPIWNLYYEKINYPVYIKGINVNKIMSSRYAIQDISWDVRI